Below is a window of Bacteroidota bacterium DNA.
TGATAAAAAACATGAAGGTGACGGGGAATAAAGAAAATCAGTATTTCTACGAGTACCTGAATTATCTCTCGGGGCTGCAGTCGCAGATGGAACCGTTGCAGAATGAAATGAAGAGTGCGAGAGAACACAACAATAAAGATTCCATTGCCATGCTTCAGAAAAAAATGTCGGCCATCGACAGCACCGTGAAATGGTACAAGCGCGATTATTATATGCACAAACATCCGGAAACTTTCATGGCAGAAGTTTTGCGAGCGATGGATGAACCTGACCAGCTTCCTTACTCACAGTGTCCGAAAAAAGAAAATGGAGATATTGATTCCTCATACGTGTATTGGAATTTCAGAAATCATTATTGGGATGGGATGAATTTCAACGACGATCGCCTCATACGTACGCCCGTGTACGCGAACAAACTTAAATTCTATCTCGATAAAATAATTCCGCAACATCCTGATTCCATTGCAGCCGCATGCGATTTTCTCATTGAGAAAGCGCGTCCTTCGAAAGAACTTTTCAAGTACACGGTTTATTACACCACGTACACCTATGAAACGGATAAACGTATGGGCTTCGATGCGGTGTTCGTTCACATCGTGGAAAGATATTATCGCACTAACCAGGTGTGGTGGGTGAGCGATGAGCAGATGAAAAAAATTCTCAACCGCTCTACGCAACTCGGCTATACACTTATCGGGAAACCTGCTGTCAATCTCCTGTTGCACGATTCGAACAACGTGGTGAAACCGCTGCAGGCAGTAGAAGCAAAATATACCGTGGTGATATTCTGGGATCCTACCTGCTCTCATTGCAAAAAAGAAGTTCCGCTGTTGCAGGCCTATTATGATTCACTGAAAAAAGCAGGCGTGTCCATTGAAGTTTACGCTGTTTATTCAGAACTCGATTACAAAACCTGGAAGCAATACATTCGTGAACACAAACTGAAATGGATCAATGTATGCGGGAAAGATGCGCAGGAACTGGCCACTTCAAAATATTATTATGATGTGTTCAGCACCCCGACAATCCTCCTGCTCGATGAGAAGAAAAATATTCTGGCGAAAAGAATAGATGTGGAAGCGCTTAAAGGATTTCTCGATCACAGGATTGAAGACGACAAAAAGAAAGCGGGCGGATCCGGGAGCCATTGATCGAGCCCGAAAAATAATTTCCATCGCAGAACGTTATTACGATCATGAAGACGCGCGCATTTTTTTACATGCTTTTTTTTTCCATCTGGCTTTACGCTTGTAACTCCGAAGGAAGATCGCACCGCTACCTGAATGACAAAAGAAATCCAAGTGAAAAAATTGCGGAAGGACAAAAGAAAGCAAGCAGGAAAGCTGAAAAGGATTTCAAGAAAGGACAGAAGAACGGAAAAGCACAGGGAAGCAAAAAAATAAAACTCTGGCAGAAGAAAAAAGCACAATACACCTGAATGTAATTGGTCATTGGTCATTAGGGGCTTGTCTGAATATTTCCTATTAACCAGTAACCAATGACCTTTTTAATTGATTAGTCAGGAAAAAACTATTTATGATTTTTCTGGTAATCGGTGTTCTGTTTGTTCACCCACGTTGCATTGGTATCATAATCATACGCGGCCTGCGTGATCTGCTGCTCATCTTTGAAATAAAATGTTCCCCATGAATAAACTTTTTTCGTGTACACCCATCCTTTGTTTCCGACAATAACAACACGCTTGGTTATCTCTGCGCCTTCTTCTTTCATTTGCGTTTCGGTTACTCCCGGCGGATAATTTTTTACAAGATCACTCACATATTCATCACTGCCTATCACAACTTTTGTGGAATCCGGAACTTTGACCACTTTCGGATTGAGCGCATCATCGCAGGCGTTGATCTGTGTTTTCGGATAGATCTCGAGCGGTTTTTCCTGCAGCGCCTGCTGGTAAAGTGATTTCGCTCCCTTGTAATCTTTCGATTTGAATTTAGTGTCCGCCTGCGTGATCAGCTTATTGTACTTCGCATCTTTCGCCTGCTGGAATTTAATATCCGACAATCGCGCATCGATCTCGGCGATCTTTTTCTTAGGATACTCATCGCTTGGTTTTT
It encodes the following:
- a CDS encoding DUF5106 domain-containing protein, yielding MKQVLYTFLAIIALPMITSAHPSHKTTSKNPPPFDLKVRINGLKPGDQVMLANHYGDKQFIDDTLKVDANGFVEFKDTIAKPGGIYLVVLPNKKYFEVILADEQHFMVETDTADMIKNMKVTGNKENQYFYEYLNYLSGLQSQMEPLQNEMKSAREHNNKDSIAMLQKKMSAIDSTVKWYKRDYYMHKHPETFMAEVLRAMDEPDQLPYSQCPKKENGDIDSSYVYWNFRNHYWDGMNFNDDRLIRTPVYANKLKFYLDKIIPQHPDSIAAACDFLIEKARPSKELFKYTVYYTTYTYETDKRMGFDAVFVHIVERYYRTNQVWWVSDEQMKKILNRSTQLGYTLIGKPAVNLLLHDSNNVVKPLQAVEAKYTVVIFWDPTCSHCKKEVPLLQAYYDSLKKAGVSIEVYAVYSELDYKTWKQYIREHKLKWINVCGKDAQELATSKYYYDVFSTPTILLLDEKKNILAKRIDVEALKGFLDHRIEDDKKKAGGSGSH